The proteins below come from a single Vigna radiata var. radiata cultivar VC1973A unplaced genomic scaffold, Vradiata_ver6 scaffold_304, whole genome shotgun sequence genomic window:
- the LOC106754920 gene encoding uncharacterized protein LOC106754920, which translates to MEQSVGKPSSLRNFLVRFLLFGLLIIGVRFAYIIAVAGESCNIGDFCFFSLPQSLSLVIAGTGPLAVESVSGGGSLQPELYTSKDWIKGVRFYSSAFQDLIAGGYLSLQSKSLCVETPTGRDVSALREIGVKDAVGIARKGVKPLVKFGRGERIPFGNRTFDFVFSGEDSFLQSAKPADFAAEIDRTLKPGGFAVFHFSNPKDTYSFNSFLDLFHCFRVVKLHGLEGFDSSIPYIREIVLKKECGDGAGKFDFGDSNGKCYVPGYKHDLVKIAEPLISEEPLKPWITLKRNVKNIKYLPSMADISFKNRYLYVDVGARSYGSSIGSWFRKQYPKQNKTFHVYAIEADKTFHQEYALKKGITLLPYAAWVKNETLTFEIHRDPGEHVEVKGRGMGRIRPVQSLGKEEFEGEVEKIQGFDFAEWLKKTVTKNDFVVMKMDVEGTEFDLIPRLFKTGAICLIDEIFLECHYNRWQRCCPGQRSPKYEKTYAQCLQLFNSLRQSGVLVHQWW; encoded by the coding sequence ATGGAACAGTCCGTAGGCAAGCCCAGTTCTCTCCGGAACTTTCTCGTACGGTTTCTCCTTTTCGGCCTTTTGATCATCGGCGTTCGTTTCGCTTACATCATCGCTGTTGCTGGCGAGTCTTGCAACATCGGCGACTTCTGTTTCTTCTCTCTGCCGCAGTCTCTCAGCCTCGTCATCGCCGGCACCGGTCCTCTCGCCGTCGAGTCTGTCTCCGGCGGCGGATCGCTGCAGCCCGAGCTTTACACCAGCAAGGACTGGATCAAAGGCGTTCGGTTCTACTCGTCTGCTTTTCAGGACCTGATTGCCGGCGGTTACCTTTCACTGCAATCGAAGTCCTTGTGCGTGGAAACGCCGACCGGACGCGACGTCTCCGCGCTGAGGGAGATCGGCGTGAAAGACGCCGTCGGAATTGCGCGGAAGGGGGTGAAGCCGCTTGTGAAGTTTGGCCGAGGTGAACGGATTCCTTTCGGCAATAGGACCTTCGATTTCGTGTTCTCCGGCGAGGATTCGTTCTTGCAGTCGGCGAAGCCGGCGGATTTCGCGGCGGAGATCGACCGGACGCTGAAACCTGGAGGGTTCGCAGTGTTCCATTTTTCAAACCCTAAAGATACGTATAGTTTTAATTCGTTCCTTGATTTGTTCCATTGTTTTAGAGTAGTGAAGTTGCATGGCTTGGAAGGCTTTGATTCTTCAATACCGTATATACgtgaaattgttttgaaaaaagagTGTGGTGATGGTGCtggtaaatttgattttggtgATTCAAATGGAAAATGTTACGTTCCTGGTTATAAGCATGATTTGGTTAAGATTGCTGAGCCTTTGATTTCGGAAGAGCCTTTAAAGCCTTGGATTACTTTGAAAAGGAATGTGAAGAACATAAAGTACCTTCCTTCAATGGCGGATATAAGCTTTAAGAACAGGTATTTGTATGTTGATGTTGGAGCTAGAAGCTATGGCTCTAGCATAGGGTCTTGGTTTAGGAAACAGTATCCTAAGCAGAACAAGACCTTCCATGTTTATGCTATTGAAGCAGACAAGACTTTTCATCAGGAGTATGCGTTGAAGAAGGGGATCACTTTGCTTCCTTACGCTGCATGGGTGAAGAACGAAACATTGACGTTTGAGATTCATCGTGATCCTGGGGAGCATGTCGAGGTTAAAGGCAGGGGGATGGGTAGGATTCGGCCTGTGCAGTCTTTGGGGAAGGAGGAGTTTGAAGGCGAAGTGGAGAAGATTCAGGGATTTGATTTTGCTGAATGGTTGAAGAAGACTGTTACAAAGAACGATTTTGTTGTGATGAAGATGGATGTTGAGGGTACAGAATTTGATCTGATTCCGAGATTGTTTAAAACTGGAGCTATATGTTTGATAGATGAAATTTTCCTCGAATGTCATTACAATAGATGGCAGAGATGTTGTCCTGGGCAGAGGAGTCCTAAGTATGAGAAAACATACGCTCAATGCTTGCAGCTCTTCAATTCCCTTAGACAAAGTGGAGTTCTTGTTCATCAGTGGTGGTAA